The Anastrepha ludens isolate Willacy chromosome X, idAnaLude1.1, whole genome shotgun sequence genome includes a window with the following:
- the LOC128870434 gene encoding uncharacterized protein LOC128870434, whose amino-acid sequence MFNNIRNRYFGNMTFPIRVDDFIVKHTDIIDGKMHMSGIDTTPTMSSQQSPTDVNSPRSFCKEPLHRDSSVTCKICTSSFAATIPEDEPLDKHLCQLCLRMSKEEIENILASRTYENWYGLVAKEEKKKIAVEKKRKVETQSLYLQPNFTENQLLLHQSLKRFPVLKNGNSCTAPVPVDGKATVLSNTCAFDSIAQIFTVACFDDADFMECCKKSKLIFFDLIASMSTHQLNYGMYITRAKLLKSLMPFQEGEEIDAVKCQINAGELCAKLFSKIPSFTTIKTCSTGCAPIEKDWPTVLVPLNEIKQIPQYLEESVFIRHAKPCRNCKITTNIDFRIGPFAIVEIYPVDDNNCNIQLKDFQKCIEFKNKNKLQLLGVVKFREFISRKNTRNQEMKKLKTAIENKENILSKNEVPVNGHYTGLVLCGDNSWIEFDDFNPQQKPKKIKDCTWLQPHVAIYKLKK is encoded by the exons ATGTTCAATAACATCAGAAACCGATATTTTGGAAACATGACATTTCCAATTCGTGTGGATGATTTTATTGTAAAGCATACAGACATCATTGATGGGAAAATGCATATGAGTGGAATAGATACGACACCGACGATGTCTTCACAACAATCGCCAACAGATGTGAATTCTCCACGATCGTTCTGCAAGGAACCACTTCATCGTGATTCCTCAGTTACATGCAAAATTTGCACGTCCTCGTTTGCTGCAACGATTCCTGAAGATGAGCCACTGGACAAGCATCTGTGTCAATTGTGTCTGCGGATGTCAAAAGAGGAAATTGAGAACATTCTGGCCTCCAGAACTTATGAAAATTGGTACGGGCTAGTggcaaaagaggaaaaaaagaaaatagccgtagaaaaaaaacgaaaagttgAAACACAATCACTATACTTGCAGCCGAATTTTACCGAAAATCAGCTTTTACTGCATCAATCACTTAAACGCTTTCCagtattaaaaaatggaaatagttGCACTGCACCTGTACCAGTCGATGGAAAAGCCACAGTTTTATCAAACACTTGTGCATTTGATTCCATTGCTCAG ATCTTCACGGTTGCATGTTTTGACGATGCCGATTTTATGGAGtgctgcaaaaaatcaaaactgatTTTCTTCGATCTTATTGCAAGCATGAGTACCCACCAACTGAATTACGGCATGTACATTACGCgagcaaaattattaaaatcgttgATGCCATTTCAAGAAGGAGAGGAAATCGACGCAGTGAAATGCCAAATTAACGCTGGAGAATTATGCGCAaaactgttttcaaaaattcccaGCTTTACAACGATCAAAACTTGTAGTACTGGCTGCGCTCCCATAGAAAAGGATTGGCCAACAGTTTTAGTGCCACTCaacgaaataaaacaaattcctCAGTATTTGGAGGAATCTGTATTTATTAGACATGCAAAGCCATGTCGAAActgcaaaataacaacaaatattgaTTTTCGAATTG ggcCCTTTGCAATAGTCGAGATATACCCTGTAGACGATAATAACTGCAATATACAACTGAAGGATTTTCAAAAATGCATTgaatttaagaataaaaataaactgcAGCTACTTGGTGTCGTCAAATTTAGAGAATTTATTTctcgaaaaaatacaagaaatcaagaaatgaaaaaattaaaaaccgccattgagaataaagaaaatattctttCAAAAAACGAAG TTCCGGTAAATGGCCATTACACGGGTCTTGTTTTGTGTGGAGATAACTCATGGATAGAGTTTGATGATTTTAATCCCcaacaaaagccaaaaaaaataaaagactgTACGTGGCTTCAGCCACATGTAGCCAtctataagcttaaaaaataa